In Pyrus communis chromosome 1, drPyrComm1.1, whole genome shotgun sequence, the following are encoded in one genomic region:
- the LOC137718669 gene encoding endoribonuclease Dicer homolog 3a-like has translation MEVEESNSNPLGHVADDDQSPQSCKNFSPRRYQSEVYEVARRRNTIAVLETGSGKTMIAVMLIRDYEGCQTNNLSGAKKLIIFLAPTVHLVHQQFKVIKESTNYNVGEYYGALGVDSWTMERWEKKMNEHDVLVMTPKIFLDALRKAFLSFEAVCLMIIDECHRATGNHPYTKIMKEFYHKSGNKPKIFGLTASPVIKKGVSSTTDCEGQLSELESILDSQIYTIEDITEMEVCVPSAKEICRFYGQAWFLSSDLKEKMEASWSKVDASLSKLQLSVESNLSDMDDKIKTLQKRMSNDYTKILYCLDELGLICTYEAVKICLDNAPKCAKECELYREGSLQCRRFLEEVFGIIRESFLHGSENFLDFGFDHLMAVDVGYVSPKLNELVQIFHSFGRSSEVRCLIFVDRIITAKVIERFMKKVTSLSHFTVSYLTGSTTSVDSLAPKIQKETLELFCSGEVNLLFATDVVEEGIHVPSCSCVVRFDLPKTVRSYVQSRGRARQDNSQFITMLERGNKKQRDQLYEIVRSEFLMTDTAIKRDPEACILKACPLEETNIYTVDSTGASVTADSSVSLVHKYCETLPRDKYFTPKPTFHISYLGESYECKITLPPNAAFQTLVGPVCKKSSLAKQLVCLEACQQLHQMGALNDHLLPVIDVPDVKRKEQASGAGTTKRKELHGTTCIRMLSGTWGEKLDAVIFQGYKFDFSCNIASELYSGFVLLIESKLADDVGNLKLDLYLISKTVKASVSFCGEVHLDGKQMEKAKCFQEFFFNGLFGKLYGTKSARKQRELSLEKETRKLWTPYCLYLLLPVETLNDSKDESWRINWAGINSCVSVVDFLKRNSCLSSQCNVDTGNSVPRTVSSETECNSAGIVQFANCSVDVKNLKDTVVVAIHTGRIYSVDEVMSNTSAESPFDVKKDNVSSQYTSFSEYFNKKYGIVLRYPGQPLLQLKQSHNPHNLLVNFNGEGGGGKTLQSGVVIGKQIMYAHMPPELLVAIGIPGDVLKSCYLLPSLIHRLESLLLASQLREEINYHSSSFRISSLLILEALTTLRCNDEFSMERLELLGDSVLKYTVSCHLFLKYPKKHEGQLTSCRTLAICNSNLHRLGINRKLQGYIRDCAFDPCRWVSPGQISLRPIPCNCGVETLEVPVDGKFQTEDPKVVVGKSCDKGHRWMCSKTISDCVEALIGAYYVAGGLPAAIHMMKWLDIDVELEPSLVADAITMSSLHSYTLKANEIAIMESKLQYEFSTKGLLLEAITHASDQESGDGYCYERLEFLGDSVLDLLITRHLYHSHTDIDPGELTDLRSASVNNESFAQVAVRRDLQQHLQHASMLLLSQITDYVKSLSEPDSGTTLQGTRGPKALGDMVESIAGAILIDTKLNLDEVWRIFEPLLSPIVTPDKLVLPPLRELIELCDSLGYHRKEKCTSKGEMFHAKLTVQLKDVLLTGEGCDRTKKCAKGEAARRLLKKLEEKGFSFSKKRKLDADQVGDSTSLDINHKVGDQVTVKDSSALVVYKRQKITEIPLAAQTTGVSPSVIDGKTSIPNNAATVIEAINMKKGGPRSALFQLCKKLQWPKPDFQITGTQSRTPITFGESSTKYFNSFVAQVTLHIPNSGIIDCSGDARPDKGSSEDSAAVVLFYELQRQERVIIGG, from the exons ATGGAAGTAGAAGAATCCAATTCCAACCCACTCGGTCATGTCGCTGATGATGATCAGTCACCGCAATCTTGCAAGAACTTCAGTCCCAGAcg GTATCAGTCGGAGGTGTATGAGGTCGCGAGGCGGAGGAACACGATAGCGGTGCTGGAGACCGGTTCCGGGAAGACAATGATAGCTGTGATGCTCATCAGAGACTACGAAGGCTGCCAAACTAATAATTTAAGTGGTGCCAAAAAATTGATTATCTTTTTGGCTCCAACTGTTCATCTTGTTCACCAG CAATTTAAGGTTATTAAAGAAAGCACAAATTATAACGTAGGAGAGTATTATGGAGCGTTGGGAGTTGATTCGTGGACCATGGAGCGCtgggaaaagaaaatgaatgagcATGAT GTGCTTGTTATGACCCCCAAGATTTTTTTGGATGCCTTAAGAAAGGCATTCTTGAGTTTTGAAGCAGTATGCTTGATGATTATTGATGAGTGCCATCGGGCTACTGGAAACCATCCTTATACAAAGATAATGAAG GAGTTTTATCACAAGTCTGGTAATAAGCCAAAGATTTTTGGCTTGACGGCATCACCTGTTATAAAAAAAG GTGTCTCATCCACAACGGATTGTGAGGGCCAGTTATCAGAACTTGAAAGCATTTTAGATTCTCAG ATTTATACTATTGAGGACATAACAGAGATGGAAGTATGTGTCCCTTCTGCAAAAGAAATTTGTCGATTTTATGGCCAAGCATGGTTTCTGAGTTCGGATTTGAAAGAAAAGATGGAAGCCTCTTGGTCCAAG GTTGATGCTTCATTATCAAAGTTGCAGCTATCAGTAGAAAGTAATCTGAGTGACATGGATGATAAAATTAAGACATTGCAGAAACGAATGTCTAATGACTACACAAAGATCTTGTATTGCCTTGACGAGCTTGGTCTCATATGTACTTACGAG GCTGTTAAGATCTGTTTAGATAATGCTCCGAAATGCGCAAAGGAGTGTGAACTTTATAGAGAGGGCTCTTTGCAGTGCAGACGTTTTCTTGAGGAAGTGTTTGGTATAATTAGGGAATCGTTTCTGCATG GTTCTGAAAATTTCTTGGATTTCGGGTTTGACCATTTGATGGCAGTAGATGTGGGCTACGTATCTCCAAAATTAAATGAACTTGTTcaaatttttcattcttttgg AAGATCTAGCGAAGTTCGGTGCCTCATATTTGTTGATAGAATCATCACGGCTAAAGTGATTGAAAGATTCATGAAGAAGGTTACTTCTTTGTCTCATTTTACGGTTTCCTATTTGACTGGAAGCACTACATCAGTTGACTCTCTGGCGCCGAAAATACAAAAGGAGACATTGGAGTTGTTCTGCTCTGGGGAG GTCAATTTATTATTTGCTACCGATGTAGTTGAGGAGGGAATTCATGTTCCGAGCTGCTCCTGTGTGGTACGTTTTGACCTGCCAAAGACAGTGCGCAGTTATGTCCAGTCGAGGGGACGGGCTCGGCAAGATAACTCTCAGTTCATCACAATGCTGGAGAG gggaaacaagaaacaaagggATCAACTATATGAGATTGTCAGGAGTGAGTTTTTGATGACAGATACAGCTATCAAAAGAGATCCTGAAGCATGCATTTTGAAAGCATGTCCTTTGgaggaaacaaatatatatactgtGGACTCCACTGGAGCATCAGTCACTGCAGATTCTAGTGTCAGTCTTGTACATAAATATTGTGAAACGCTGCCTAGGGATAA GTACTTCACTCCAAAGCCAACTTTTCATATCTCATACCTTGGAGAGTCTTATGAGTGTAAGATCACGTTGCCTCCAAATGCGGCTTTCCAAACGTTAGTTGGCCCTGTATGCAAGAAATCTTCTTTAGCAAAGCAGCTTGTCTGCTTGGAAGCGTGTCAGCAGCTACATCAAATGGGTGCCCTGAATGACCATCTTCTCCCAGTCATTGATGTGCCTGATGTGAAAAGAAAAGAGCAAGCTTCTGGTGCAG GAACTACTAAAAGGAAGGAACTACATGGTACAACTTGCATTCGTATGCTATCTGGAACTTGGGGGGAGAAACTTGATGCTGTCATTTTTCAGGGATATAAGTTTGACTTCTCCTGTAACATTGCCAGTGAGTTGTATTCTGGATTTGTTCTTCTCATTGAGTCGAAGCTTGCTGATGATGTGGGGAATCTCAAATTGGACCTTTACCTGATTTCGAAAACAGTCAAGGCTTCTGTTTCTTTCTGTGGGGAGGTTCATTTAGACGGGAAACAG ATGGAAAAAGCAAAGTGCTTTCAGGAATTTTTCTTTAATGGATTGTTTGGGAAATTGTATGGAACCAAATCAGCTAGAAAACAGAGAGAACTTTCACTGgagaaagaaacaagaaaactgTGGACCCCATATTGCTTATATTTGCTTCTTCCAGTTGAGACATTGAATGATTCAAAAGATGAATCTTGGAGAATAAATTGGGCAGGGATCAATTCTTGTGTTTCTGTGGTAGATTTCTTAAAGAGAAACTCGTGTTTGAGCAGCCAGTGTAACGTTGACACAGGGAACTCAGTTCCAAGAACCGTCTCATCTGAGACTGAGTGCAACAGTGCAGGGATAGTTCAGTTTGCTAATTGCTCTGTTGATGTAAAAAATCTCAAAGATACGGTGGTGGTGGCTATCCATACTGGAAGAATCTACTCTGTTGATGAGGTTATGAGTAACACTTCTGCTGAGAGTCCTTTTGATGTAAAGAAAGACAATGTATCATCACAATATACTTCATTTTCTGAGTACTTCAACAAAAA ATACGGGATTGTGCTCCGTTATCCTGGTCAGCCTCTGTTGCAACTGAAACAAAGTCATAATCCGCACAACCTTCTTGTGAACTTTAATGGTGAAG GTGGTGGTGGTAAGACATTGCAATCTGGCGTTGTTATTGGAAAGCAGATTATGTATGCTCACATGCCACCTGAGCTTCTAGTCGCTATTGGTATCCCGGGAGACGTTCTAAAGTCATGTTATTTACTACCATCGTTGATTCATCGCTTGGAGTCCTTGTTGCTAGCCAGTCAACTCAGAGAAGAGATTAATTATCATTCTAGCAGCTTTCGGATATCAAGCTTATTG ATTCTAGAAGCACTTACAACACTAAGATGCAATGATGAATTTTCTATGGAGCGCTTGGAATTGCTCGGTGATTCAGTTTTAAAATATACTGTGAGCTGCCACCTCTTCCTCAAATATCCCAAAAAGCATGAAGGACAATTAACTAGTTGCCGCACCCTGGCTATTTGTAACTCAAACCTACATAGGTTGGGCATAAATCGCAAGTTACAG GGATACATCCGTGATTGTGCGTTTGACCCATGTCGTTGGGTTTCTCCAGGGCAGATTTCTCTACGACCCATTCCTTGTAATTGTGGAGTGGAGACTTTAGAAGTACCCGTAGATGGAAAATTCCAAACTGAAGACCCTAAAGTTGTGGTTGGAAAGAGCTGTGATAAGGGCCATAGATGGATGTGTTCCAAAACAATCTCTGATTGTGTTGAAGCCCTTATAGGAGCATACTATGTTGCTGGTGGATTGCCTGCTGCAATTCATATGATGAAGTGGCTCGATATTGATGTAGAACTTGAGCCTTCCTTGGTTGCTGATGCAATTACTATGTCGTCTCTTCATTCGTACACCCTGAAAGCTAATGAGATTGCAATCATGGAGTCAAAGCTTCAATACGAATTTTCTACCAAGGGTCTCTTACTCGAGgccataacacatgcatctgaTCAAGAATCAGGAGATGGCTACTGTTACGAG CGACTAGAATTTCTAGGTGACTCTGTGTTGGACCTGCTTATCACAAGGCATCTCTATCATAGCCACACAGATATTGATCCAGGCGAGTTAACTGACTTGCGTTCAGCTTCTGTTAATAATGAAAGTTTTGCACAAGTTGCTGTTAGACGTGATCTCCAGCAGCATCTACAACATGCCTCTATGTTACTTCTAAGTCAGATAACAGATTATGTGAAGTCTCTTTCAGAACCTGACAGTGGTACCACACTTCAAGGCACAAGGGGCCCTAAG GCTCTCGGAGACATGGTGGAAAGTATTGCAGGGGCAATTCTAATTGATACCAAACTTAACCTTGATGAAGTGTGGAGAATATTTGAACCATTATTATCTCCAATTGTGACTCCTGACAAACTTGTGCTGCCTCCACTACGCGAGCTGATTGAACTATGCGACTCGCTTGGGTACCATAGAAAAGAGAAGTGTACCAGTAAGGGTGAGATGTTTCATGCCAAGCTTACTGTACAGCTGAAAGATGTTCTGTTGACTGGAGAGGGGTGCGATCGGACTAAAAAATGTGCAAAAGGAGAAGCAGCTCGTCGTTTACTTAAGAAACTTGAG GAGAAAGGTTTTTCATTTTCCAAGAAGAGGAAACTTGATGCTGACCAAGTAGGTGATTCAACTTCCCTTGACATCAACCATAAGGTCGG
- the LOC137717035 gene encoding pentatricopeptide repeat-containing protein At4g33170: MQLQPHLRPKSISLLTNSPHPQSLFSLFAFSSLSTPLSHSSPISPSSSSSSQWFSVLRAAIAAADLPLGKRVHALIIASGDDPGHFLTNNLITMYSKCRCLSTARRVFDKMPGRDLVTWNSILAAYAQAAGSDSDNVQEGLGLFRRLRESVVFTSRLTLAPVLKLCLLSGHVWASEAVHGYAVKIGLEWDEFVSGALVNIYSKLGRIKAARVLFDWMMERDVVLWNTMLKAYMEMGVEEGLSFFSAFHRSGLRPDYVSVRSVLSGIDQIDSLEGKRHMEQVQAYAMKLFLYDTKSESLDIYSWNKTLSEYVKAGENWAAVECFRNIVRSKVVLDSVTLVVILSAVAGVNDLELGKQIHGVALKSCFDSVVSVANSLINMYSKARSVYSSRKVFNRMKEVDLISWNSMISCCAQSGLGEEAGNLFIGLLHDGLRPDQFTIASVLRACSSLEEGLSASKQIHVHAIKSGIVADSFVSTALIDVYSRSGNMEDAEVLLGNKLKFNLASWNAMMFGYIISNDCHNALDLMRMMHEGGHRPDEISLTTAAKAASSLVALGPGKQIHAHAIKTGFVSDLCVNSGILDMYIKCGDMGNAHTVFNYIPAPDGVAWTTMISGCVENGDEGRSLSVYHQMRQSGVEPDEYTFATLVKASSCLAALEQGKQIHADVIKLDFSSDPFVATSLVDMYAKCGNIEDAYRLFRRMDVRNVALWNAMLVGLAQHGNAEEALSLFKVMKTKNIEPDRVTFIGVLSACSHSGLVSQAYEYFSTMQKDYGVEPEIEHYSCLVDALGRAGRVQEAEKLIATMPFEASASMYRALLGACRVKGDTETGRRVATQLLAVEPSDSSAYVLLSNIYAAANQWDVVNDARAMMQKQNVKKEPGFSWIDVKNKVHLFVVDDKSHPQADLIHDKVEDMIRRIGEEGYVPDTEFALVDVEEEEKERSLYYHSEKLAIAYGLISTPPSAAIRVIKNLRVCGDCHNAVKYISKVYQREIVLRDANRFHRFKDGTCSCGDYW, encoded by the coding sequence ATGCAATTGCAACCCCACCTCCGTCCCAAATCCATTTCCCTCCTCACCAATTCTCCACACCCAcaatctcttttctctctcttcgcCTTCTCTTCTCTTTCCACTCCCCTCTCTCACTCCTCTCCCATCTccccgtcttcttcttcctcctctcaaTGGTTCTCCGTCCTCCGCGCTGCCATTGCCGCCGCAGACTTGCCGCTCGGGAAGCGCGTTCACGCGCTGATTATAGCCTCCGGCGACGACCCGGGTCATTTCTTGACCAACAACCTCATCACCATGTATTCCAAATGCCGGTGTCTGTCAACCGCACGCCGCGTGTTCGATAAAATGCCCGGCCGAGACCTTGTCACATGGAACTCCATTCTAGCGGCCTATGCGCAGGCTGCGGGCTCTGATTCTGACAATGTTCAGGAGGGTCTTGGCCTTTTCCGGCGTCTTCGTGAATCTGTTGTTTTTACCAGTCGGCTCACTTTGGCGCCGGTTTTGAAGCTGTGTTTGCTCTCAGGGCATGTTTGGGCTTCGGAGGCGGTTCATGGGTATGCTGTTAAGATTGGATTGGAGTGGGATGAGTTTGTTTCTGGTGCTCTTGTGAATATATATTCTAAACTCGGACGAATTAAGGCTGCCCGCGTGTTGTTTGATTGGATGATGGAAAGGGATGTGGTGTTGTGGAATACAATGCTTAAGGCATATATGGAAATGGGTGTTGAGGAAGGactttctttcttctctgcGTTTCATCGCAGTGGATTGCGTCCCGACTATGTTAGTGTGCGTTCTGTTCTCAGTGGGATTGACCAAATTGATTCTTTGGAAGGCAAGAGGCACATGGAGCAGGTTCAAGCATATGCAATGAAATTGTTTTTGTATGATACTAAGTCGGAATCATTGGACATATATTCGTGGAACAAGACATTGTCCGAGTATGTTAAAGCTGGTGAAAATTGGGCTGCTGTAGAGTGTTTTAGAAATATTGTAAGATCAAAAGTAGTGCTTGACAGCGTAACATTAGTTGTTATTCTGTCTGCGGTTGCAGGTGTAAATGACTTGGAGTTGGGGAAACAGATTCATGGCGTTGCTTTGAAATCATgttttgattccgttgtttctGTTGCAAATAGCCTTATCAACATGTATTCAAAGGCTCGTTCTGTTTATTCTTCGAGAAAAGTGTTCAATCGCATGAAAGAAGTGGACTTAATTTCCTGGAACTCGATGATATCATGTTGCGCGCAAAGTGGTTTAGGAGAGGAAGCGGGAAACTTATTTATAGGCTTATTACAtgatggtttgagacccgatcAATTTACTATTGCAAGTGTTTTAAGGGCTTGCTCCTCACTTGAAGAAGGGTTGTCAGCCAGTAAGCAGATTCATGTTCATGCTATAAAATCCGGTATTGTTGCTGACAGTTTTGTTTCGACAGCTCTTATTGATGTTTATTCTCGAAGTGGAAACATGGAGGACGCAGAGGTCCTTCTTGGAAACAAACTTAAATTCAATCTGGCTTCTTGGAATGCAATGATGTTCGGATACATAATCAGTAATGACTGTCACAATGCATTGGACCTTATGAGGATGATGCACGAAGGTGGACACAGGCCAGATGAGATATCTTTAACAACTGCGGCTAAGGCTGCTAGTAGCCTGGTGGCTTTGGGACCGGGAAAGCAAATTCATGCTCATGCCATAAAAACAGGGTTTGTTTCAGATTTATGTGTTAACAGCGGAATTCTAGATATGTATATCAAATGTGGAGACATGGGAAATGCACACACAGTGTTCAATTACATCCCTGCACCCGATGGTGTTGCATGGACAACTATGATCTCAGGATGTGTAGAAAATGGAGATGAAGGGCGCTCTCTTTCTGTATACCATCAGATGAGGCAGTCAGGAGTGGAGCCTGATGAATATACCTTTGCCACGCTTGTCAAAGCCAGCTCTTGTCTGGCAGCATTAGAACAAGGGAAACAGATACACGCTGATGTGATAAAGTTGGATTTTTCCTCAGACCCTTTCGTCGCGACATCACTTGTTGACATGTATGCCAAGTGTGGCAACATAGAAGATGCTTATCGTTTATTCAGGAGGATGGATGTTAGAAATGTCGCCCTGTGGAATGCCATGTTGGTTGGTTTAGCTCAGCACGGAAATGCTGAAGAAGCACTAAGCCTTTTCAAAGTCATGAAAACGAAGAACATCGAGCCTGATAGAGTAACCTTCATTGGAGTCCTTTCTGCTTGCAGCCATTCTGGTTTAGTTTCCCAAGCTTATGAGTACTTTTCTACAATGCAGAAAGATTACGGCGTTGAACCTGAGATTGAACACTACTCTTGCCTAGTTGATGCCCTTGGCCGCGCAGGTCGAGTCCAAGAGGCTGAGAAACTGATAGCAACAATGCCCTTTGAAGCTTCCGCCTCAATGTACAGAGCCCTGCTAGGTGCTTGTAGAGTTAAAGGGGACACTGAAACTGGAAGACGAGTGGCAACACAGCTCCTGGCTGTGGAGCCATCTGACTCCTCCGCCTACGTGCTTTTATCCAACATCTACGCGGCTGCCAACCAATGGGATGTGGTAAATGATGCCAGAGCAATGATGCAGAAACAGAATGTAAAGAAAGAACCCGGTTTCAGCTGGATAGACGTGAAGAACAAGGTACATTTGTTCGTGGTAGACGATAAATCCCATCCACAAGCAGATCTCATACACGACAAGGTGGAGGACATGATAAGGCGAATCGGGGAAGAAGGGTACGTCCCGGATACGGAGTTTGCACTGGTGGATgtggaagaagaggagaaagagCGGTCTCTGTACTACCACAGCGAGAAGCTAGCAATAGCTTACGGACTCATAAGCACTCCTCCGTCGGCCGCCATTCGGGTGATAAAAAACCTGAGAGTTTGTGGAGATTGCCATAATGCAGTGAAATACATATCAAAGGTTTATCAGAGAGAGATTGTTTTGAGAGATGCAAATCGCTTCCATCGGTTCAAGGATGGAACTTGTTCTTGTGGTGATTACTGGTAA
- the LOC137732700 gene encoding polyadenylate-binding protein-interacting protein 7-like: MSLSKKGSFTNDTKLSTANKATALNPNAAEFVPFSLRSPSSGSTSAAQATTKFSSSGTFGKAVLDRTESSTSNNSDDEAHQYWRHQLPDDITPDFKVMGEDESQVLGNLSLAGLSLHEDVEATRFPASMGSGYLSNESHINGNSFSEKLRASAPPFGGEDLSSASFLHMSPKPWDKQILNSNQFVSNGQEEYPYDGMSRHGFMNDMLGEHAIVEGADINPAEFLASQFPGFSAQSLAEVYFANGCDLNLTVEMLTQLELQVDGGFNENLNSKTLSVPDLSSMDFPALTPTDSHHGHSKYAGDDDFQSGNPYRSSDKDNMLLFKSSSSIPTRGAIDLASAVRKLATQDSGWKYERNGSADAAIGSSRRSQLLNSTYSTGHGRGMYSDRSQNRGSPRTAPVWLETGDAVANMYSDLRDEARDHALLRNAYFEQARQAYLVGNKALAKELSVKGQLHNMHMKEAHEKAQESIYRQRNPVSPEMQGNGRSQERMIDLHGLHVSEALHVLEHELSVLRNAARAGEPGILVCICVGTGHHTRGSGTPARLPIAVQRYLLKEGIDYTEPQPGLLRILLY; encoded by the exons ATGAGCTTGTCCAAGAAAGGATCCTTTACCAACGACACCAAACTAAGCACTGCAAACAAGGCAACTGCATTGAATCCCAATGCGGCAGAGTTTGTTCCCTTTTCCCTCAGATCTCCGTCATCTGGAAGCACCAGCGCAGCTCAGGCCACAACAAAGTTTTCTTCTTCAGGAACATTTGGAAAAGCAGTACTAGATCGAACAGAATCTTCCACATCAAATAATTCCGATGACGAGGCCCACCAATATTGGCGCCACCAGCTCCCTGATGATATTACCCCTGACTTTAAGGTCATGGGAGAAGATGAGTCGCAAGTCCTTGGGAACCTCTCTTTAGCGGGTTTGTCCTTACACGAAGATGTTGAAGCAACACGGTTTCCTGCCTCTATGGGCAGTGGATACTTATCAAACGAGTCACATATTAATGGCAATAGCTTTTCTGAAAAGTTGAGAGCTTCTGCACCTCCCTTTGGGGGGGAGGATCTTTCATCGGCCAGTTTCCTTCATATGTCACCTAAGCCTTGGGATAAGCAGATTCTGAACAGCAATCAGTTTGTCAGCAATGGTCAGGAGGAGTATCCGTATGATGGCATGTCTAGACACGGGTTCATGAATGATATGTTGGGTGAGCATGCAATTGTGGAAGGTGCGGATATTAACCCTGCTGAGTTTTTGGCTTCACAGTTCCCCGGCTTTTCTGCTCAGAGCCTTGCTGAAGTTTACTTTGCCAATGGTTGTGACTTGAACCTGACTGTTGAGATGTTAACTCAGTTGGAG CTTCAAGTTGATGGTGGTTTTAATGAGAATCTGAACTCAAAGACCTTGTCAGTTCCCGATCTTAGCTCAATGGACTTCCCTGCACTTACACCAACAGACAGTCATCATGGTCATTCAAAATATGCCGGAGATGATGATTTCCAAAGTGGCAATCCTTATCGATCTTCTGATAAGGACAACATGCTTTTGTTCAAGTCTAGCTCATCAATTCCTACTAGAGGTGCGATAGATCTTGCTTCAGCTGTCAGGAAATTGGCGACCCAGGATTCTGGATGGAAGTATGAGAGAAATGGTTCTGCCGATGCTGCTATTGGCTCAAGCAGACGTTCCCAGCTTTTGAATAGCACTTACAGCACTGGGCATGGAAGAGGCATGTACAGTGACAGGTCACAGAATCGTGGTTCACCTCGGACTGCGCCTGTTTGGCTTGAAACTGGAGATGCAGTTG CAAATATGTATTCTGATCTGCGGGATGAAGCTCGGGACCATGCACTCCTACGTAATGCATACTTTGAGCAG GCACGGCAAGCATACCTTGTTGGAAACAAGGCTCTAGCAAAGGAGCTGAGCGTTAAAGGACAGCTGCACAACATGCATATGAAGGAAGCTCATGAAAAAGCTCAAGAGTCTATATATCGTCAGAG GAACCCAGTTTCTCCAGAGATGCAGGGCAATGGGAGGTCACAAGAGAGGATGATAGACCTGCACGGGCTGCATGTAAGTGAAGCCCTTCATGTCCTGGAGCACGAGCTGAGCGTGTTGAGGAACGCTGCCAGAGCAGGAGAGCCTGGTATTCTGGTTTGCATATGTGTGGGAACTGGCCACCACACCAGGGGCTCTGGCACACCGGCAAGGCTCCCAATAGCTGTACAGCGATACCTACTCAAAGAAGGCATTGACTACACTGAACCACAGCCAGGGCTGCTCCGAATTCTGTTATACTGA
- the LOC137729817 gene encoding uncharacterized protein — protein sequence MESAEAKRISEPEEELVVKCYCCGLTEECTPAYVATVKERHQGRWICGLCAEAIKDENSRSSRKISTEEAMKRHVSFYEEFRMSSPPAKPTEDLISAMKQLLRRTKDSPRRERLGGCRPGMVRSKSCFATLGKAQGD from the coding sequence ATGGAGTCGGCGGAGGCGAAGCGGATTTCGGAGCCGGAGGAGGAGTTGGTGGTGAAGTGCTACTGCTGCGGTTTGACGGAGGAGTGCACGCCGGCGTACGTGGCGACGGTTAAGGAGAGGCACCAGGGTCGGTGGATTTGCGGGCTCTGCGCCGAGGCGATCAAGGACGAGAACTCGAGGTCGTCAAGGAAGATCAGCACGGAGGAGGCGATGAAGCGACACGTCAGCTTCTACGAGGAGTTCCGGATGTCGAGTCCTCCGGCAAAGCCGACGGAAGATCTTATATCCGCGATGAAGCAACTGTTGCGGCGGACTAAGGATTCGCCGAGGAGGGAGAGGCTGGGTGGCTGCCGGCCGGGGATGGTGAGGTCAAAGAGCTGCTTTGCGACGTTGGGGAAGGCGCAGGGAGATTGA